The following proteins come from a genomic window of Blattabacterium cuenoti:
- the purM gene encoding phosphoribosylformylglycinamidine cyclo-ligase — MKKSNKTICNINKIIENTYNNRVMSTLDHFSSFYRIYECGYQEPILVSGVDGVGTKLRLAIDCKKYSVIGEDCFAMCANDVLCHGARPLFFLDYLACGKLDFFIVEKILQGIAISCKKTNTCLIGGETAEMPGIYKKYDYDIAGFCVGIVEKNHIVDGKKLIQEKDILIGLPSSGVHSNGFSIIRNIFSTEDFMNFFQEKPFYETLLIPTRIYHYPIHALLKEFFIHGLAHITGGGISDNLYRILPENLSAVVEKKKIPIQPVFNYIQKKGNLSEHKMWNTFNMGVGMIIVCSFQEQDLILNRLHLLGEKPFIMGHIVKKNKEVFLK, encoded by the coding sequence GTGAAAAAAAGCAACAAAACTATATGCAACATTAATAAGATTATAGAAAATACTTATAACAATAGGGTAATGAGTACGCTAGATCATTTTTCTAGTTTTTATAGAATATATGAATGTGGATATCAGGAACCTATTTTAGTATCTGGAGTTGATGGAGTAGGAACGAAATTACGTTTGGCAATTGACTGCAAAAAATATAGTGTGATTGGAGAAGATTGTTTTGCGATGTGTGCAAATGATGTTTTATGTCATGGAGCTCGTCCTTTATTTTTTTTAGATTATTTAGCTTGTGGAAAACTAGATTTTTTTATTGTAGAAAAAATTTTACAAGGAATAGCTATTTCTTGTAAAAAAACCAACACCTGTTTGATTGGAGGGGAGACTGCAGAAATGCCTGGAATTTATAAAAAATATGATTATGATATAGCTGGTTTTTGTGTTGGAATTGTAGAAAAGAATCATATAGTAGATGGTAAAAAATTAATTCAAGAAAAAGATATTTTGATAGGACTTCCTTCATCAGGTGTCCATAGTAATGGTTTTTCTATAATTAGAAATATTTTTTCTACAGAAGATTTTATGAATTTTTTTCAAGAGAAACCGTTTTATGAAACGCTTTTAATTCCAACTAGAATTTATCATTATCCTATTCATGCTTTATTAAAAGAATTTTTTATCCATGGATTGGCTCATATTACTGGAGGAGGAATATCAGATAATCTATATAGAATTCTTCCAGAAAATTTATCAGCTGTAGTGGAAAAAAAAAAAATTCCGATTCAACCTGTTTTCAATTATATTCAAAAAAAAGGAAATCTATCAGAACATAAAATGTGGAATACTTTTAATATGGGAGTAGGAATGATTATTGTTTGTTCTTTTCAAGAACAAGATTTGATTTTAAATCGACTTCATTTGTTAGGAGAAAAACCCTTTATTATGGGTCATATTGTAAAAAAAAATAAAGAAGTATTTTTGAAATAA